agatgatggcTATAATGACCAGAAAAACAACCGCTGCCAAGACTGCAACCTGGGACAGGAGAGCTGGGAACAGGAAGAGGAACAGAAAAAGTAATTTCTATTGGCTGTTTACTACTCAGCACTAACTAGTCAAAGTCAGCTGTAgtgtcaatttcttcacatgtaTAAGGCATAAAAAGGAATCGAGATTATGTTTCCCACTGTCCCGCAGTGAAGACAGGACATTTCAACACTAAAgtaaccattaaaaataaaaagtgcacaGGCACAACAAAAATCTGACATTACACAGAGAtattaaataaagtgtaaagATTTATGGCATGAACTGGTCCTAAGGCTAActgtaacaataacaataaggGGTTCACAGTTTAATTTGAAAGTAGCAGCAAAGTTGTAAGTTGTAGTACTATGTACAGAGTTGTATTATGGATAGTAGTGCAAAGGCAGTCAGTAATAGCAGCAGAGGTGTGCAAAGTGGCATAGTGCAAGAGTCATTAGGGGGGTAAGAGGGTTAGAGGTGGTCAGAAGATCAACCTCTTTCCTGTAGTGAGTCTCGTCGCCCTTGGTGATGAGATTAGGTGATTCAGCAGGTGATTTGAGCTGTAGGTTGTTTTGCAGTGGTGTGTCAGCAGCGTGAAGACCAGGGGGCTGAGCACACAGTTTATGTGTGCCATGACCAGCCATTCAAAGCTCTTCTCTTAATGGGCGTCAGTGCCACAGGGCAGTAGTAATTGAGGAAGGAGGATGGGGATGATTTCTTTAGCACAGGTATGATGGTGGTGGCTTTGAAACATGATGGACAGCTTGCCTCAGAGAAGTGTTAGTGAAGACCTACATAAGCTCCTCTGTGCAGTTCTTCAGCTCACGGTCAGGGATGTAGTCTGGCCACACTCTTACCTGCTCTGAACTGGTTTGGTGACTTTCACTCTCTGTTTGTATTCTGTCATTAGCAAAACAATGAGGTGATCAGAGAGTCCGATGTGAGGGAAGGGGGTGGCTTTGTATGCCCTTTTGTGTGACCAGGTCCAAAATATTGTCTCCCCTTGTGGGAAAATCAACATGCTGGCCTGGTACAGTTCATTAGTTCGGTCCTTTCATCACTGTTGTTGGTGGGAAGGATTTAAACTGCAATTAGCAAGACTGCAGTAAACTCCCTGGGCAGATAGAGAAGACGGCACTTTATAATCATAAAGTCCAACAGTGGTGAACAGTATTTGCATACCACCTTAGCATCATGGATGTAAACCCAGACCCCACCGCCCCTGGTCTTTCCTCTGTTAATGAGGGCCCTGTCTGATCGGTAGCATACTAGCTGTTCCAGCTGTATAGCAGAGTCCGGAATGTTGTCGTTCAGCCATGTTTCCGTGAAAACAAGCACACAGCAGCTACTCACTGTCCGATTCACTGACCTCCGCATCGTATATGGTCCATTTTATTGTCCAATGATCGTACGTTTGCCAGAAGGCTAGATGGTATGGCTGGGGGAGTTGGGTTAGCTGCTAGCATAGCCCTCGCACACCGCTTCCGACGCCTGCTTATCAGGGGAGGAGTAGCAGTTGAGTCCTGTGTGATTGCAAGCTTACGGAGTAGTCCGAGCTCCCTTACCATCTCTGTTGTTTTGTAATCCAAAACGTTGCAAATTTTGCTTTTGCAGATGTCTGACAGAGCTGTCGATTGTACGCATATTTTGACATAGACAgataaacattttcaaacactTTTTTGATGAACGAAACACAGCACGGTCGGGACAGAGAGAGGTTGCTGCATCTACATGCATTGAGGATTATACTAACTACACCAATACTACAGATGTAGTACTGGAATACTATAGCTGTAGTACAATGATGTGAATTTCCTTTCTTAGAAATGCATTCAGCTCAGTGAGGCTCAGTCAAAGTGCCGTCCAATCACAGCACTGCTTCCCTACTGTGATTGGACGGAAAGGGGTCACTGAAGGATGTGACCACCTTGACCTGCTTGATTCAGGTACCCAAACAGGACTATAGCTACAGGTCAAGTTATTATACATAGGTAGAGAGTACCCTTGTAGTAGTACTGTAGTGGTTCTTACAGTTGGACAGAACTTGGAGGTCTCGGCTTCGTTCTCCAGCTGAATTTCGGGCTTCACAACGAACAGCTGACACGGAGCTCAGAGCCTGAAGAGTCAATACATTTCGTACCTGCACAGGTGAGACCCAAACACAGCTGTCCTTCATCCTCCATCGTCACAGTTTATGGCACTGATGGTGATGATGTAACTTGTTACCTCAACAACGTCCCTCTCTGTCACCTCGGTGATAATCTCCTGCAGGGTCACGCCCTCTGAAGCATCTGATATGCTCCTCCAGCTGCCACTCAAATTACTGCACCTGCAGCAAGTTGACGCACAGGTTACTATGGTAACATGGCTGCTTTGCActgtggatatgtgtgtgtgtttacctgtgAGAACTGTGACAGGTGTACCAGGTAATAACAGGGGGCGGAGCTCCCTCACCGACACAAACAAAAGTGTTGCTGCCAACGTCTGACAGGGACCTGATTTTGGGGGGTGCTGCACAGAGGTAAACACCCACAGGTAATCACACAGGTAAATATACAAaggtacatacacacacaggtaAATACAGGGTAACACACACAGTgtattgtgtattctgttttgccttctgtttcctgttcatatGAACACCTGAGGGACATTCCACGAAGCTGGATGAAGGGAAAGCCTggcttatcttgataagtctggctcatttaagccagagttccgttccatcaacgtggcttatttgaatgcccactgagtaaccatggtaactgatgcacaAGAACTAgccagtagcagtggtctctgacgttgtcttggtatctacagagcaacatgtttacagctcaacacgtttagaacaaacacatttcttcaaagatacctcccactctgagacatgttctggttctttatttccacctgctgcaggtatgTTTTTACTGGTAGGATGCTGCTGTTGATGTAACACTTCAGGATTATtgtaggtcacacacacacacacacacacacacacacacacacacacacacacacacacacacacacacgataatatatttacaaaatatgatgatgcatagaatagaatagaatagaatagaatagaatagaacagaatagaactttattgtcattgtaacaagtacaataaaattacaaatatgcatattgattattagGTTATTGATAAACTGAGCAGGGCCAGTACATACAGAGACAAtcagctgctttatgtaaacagattaaGAGGAACCAGAAATTAACCAGGATGGTGAATCAACATGGAACAATGACCATGGTATGAAACTTGTATAACTTACTCATTTAGTCTGTCAGCAGCTGTTTGCCGCTTCCTTCGCTTTATTAATCACGACTGTGTCACATTTTCTGGGGAGGACACTTTTAAAGTCCTCGTACATCTCCATCAGTGACGAGCAGTCAGGAGAAGcaagaaatcatttttaaaaatacataaaaataaatattaatattttccactgatctgtgttaaaaatgcattttcaaaaATAGCTGATTTAGATTATTTCCCGATCAGATCCAGGGCAGAAATCCCGGGTGAGGCCGTGGTGAGCTGGGCCTCCtctgactggtgatccagtacaaactgggttcatgacgcgtttctgttcctcagcatagcCAACATGAACGTTATAGAAATatgtgttatacaccatgactctccacagtgtgtgtaatgtctttaatgtgtgtgtgagagaattatttCTGCTGAACTACAATaaagagcagagaaaagtcagcaggtgaggcagcaGTACTCTGTCTCACCTCCAGGGGGCGTATTTGCATGCtggtggatgaatagtgaaataagaagctcttttcggttcttacaatgtaaatgtgactccagaggagtcggtgcctcaccagccatgaacccaccgcacgtcactgatctccatcagctttctttgttcagctgctgagaaaatgaagctctcggtttgttctcttttcttctgctcctcttttccaccatccactcgtcagggcttcctatgttcctcaggacctcccacatagccaggctatgtaagccttGCTTGGATTAGCCTCAAGTAGATGCAGCtggaatgtgttagtggaacagCTTGAACCTTAACCTGTTAAGCCCGACGAAACCaaccggtgggtccaacaggtgtaaacacaagttcatgtgtgtaaaaaagttactttagtgatgtaaggatattttatttataatgtgtcttaaagaagaatacctaatgccactaaatcaactcttcaagtgcatttggtcaacaacgtatttgtttaataacaactttaaaatacgtatgtcacaaacaacagcgccaccataaccagtaacacccgaaacaaaatgcaacacaacgcatgatccgttcactccacccaaACATAtcgggtatcaaatgaaacaagaaaagctgcactttcatatgataccaagcataaaaagatattcgccaagcacctcacgtcagtctcaaaacaaacacaaatctaACCGtcgcatatcacagcagccttatcagacagcatgtttatcaccaaatacaccaaatcccaaagctattctcacaaacagcaatattttttatttccttaacTTTCAGTCTCATTTTCAGACATTGTTTttcgaccaaaactcacagcgtagtaatccataatggtgaaactgcgtcatgcgctaacatgtcatatgctcccattcacagccattttgttgttttcttgtgggtcttggcagtgtaaataaagtttggtcgaaTTCTACATCCTACAAGCTATCCGACGATATCATACACTTGAACAagactttatctgtcaggtataattacttgcgcgtaaacaaaggagcaaaggtgccattttgctgcagttacgcacgtgggcgcaccggaacgagcgaatatcgaacagcgttcatttctttgcttcattttgactttttatccatttagaacgaaggataaaagccataaacatgtccaagaaattacaaagaaccaAATACACTGTGTTGGAAGTTCTGGAGGAAGTACAGACACAGtacaatttggcacagtttgggtatccaagtggccaaatggagagtcCGTCTGGTACTATCCatactaaaacctgcataaaaggtatgagctttgttctgttctcatgaAACCATGTACAGTTTTAGTGaaggagttgctgaatccatgcagtggtatctttatgcacagaatgatttctgtcatgatgtttttacctgtgtacaaaaaaaaagaaatttgccgaggatatttttttttttacctgtggtttatgacaatttgcacaggcatattaaaattcacaatgtttctgaccctggatttatattccatagggtcttacctatccattgagaccatgcttatgtatattgacctaaaaattacagagtcatgttgatttaatttgggtaggtctgttcaggcaaaccacacctccaaaaacactagggcttaaagggttaattcagagatggtgttagttcaagcgAAGCTTTCCccatacagcctggctttctgtAGCTACGTTTGTGGAACACCCCCCTGGTTTAATTCACTAATttgcttcacctgttccttggtAGTTCACCTGTGTGTTTCATTTACTCTCTGCATTTATTGTAGTCTTTGTGTCCTGTTACTGTCGTGTGTCCTCTGGTTTCTCTTTAGTTCATGTAAGTAAAACCTGTATTCTGCACCTGTCTGCCTCCCGCCTGCGTCTGGGTCCTTACCTCCGCCTCAATCCATGACATAAACACATACACGGAAACTCACAGGTAACAAACACAGGTAAATATACACATGTATACAGACACACAGGTAAATACAGGTGAGCTGTCCATCATCCCATTTTTCTGACCTTTCACCTCCAGGTAGAAGATGACCTCATCAGAGTCGTCTTCGTTGGAAGCGGTCGCGGTGTAACTTCCTGTCTGATCCATCTGCAGTCGACGCAGTGTCAAGGTGCTCATGTACCtgcaatcaatcaatcaatcaatcaatcaatcaatcaatcaatcaatcaatcaatcaatcaatcaatcaatcaatcaatcaaagcTCTGAACTACCTGCTGCCTGTCAGGTGAGTGGTGGTGGTTTCCATGGAAATGGTCTGGTTGTCTCTGGTCCAGAGGACGGTGGGGGTGGGATGGGCATCAATATCCACGGTGAGGACTGCCGTGTCATGCAGGACAGATGACACGTTCCTGTCACCTGATGGCCACAGGTAGACGTAACCTCGGTCTGAGGAGAGACGCTGTTAACCTGAGTGCACATGAATGTGTAcatataactgtgtgtgtgtatgtttgtgcacATGCACGGACCGAGCACAGTTACTgtgatgtttttctccatcCTTCGTCCCTGCTTTGTCTCTCCAACCTCACAAACATACacacctgcagaaaaacacagcCACATCGCAGTGGTAACCATCTGATTGGTTTCCATAGTAACAGATAAATGTCAGTAACCAGGAAGTAGTCTCGGTGGGGAATTCGTTCCCACCGTACTGTCTGTCAGGCAAAAAGTCCTACCTGAATCCGCCACCGTTGCTGTGGTGATGTTGACAAAGGAGCGGATCTGATTGGACAGTAAATCTGTTACAGGTTCTATTtcctgaagagaaaaaaaaattcttgaaaAGTTCAAAGTTTGGGGACATGATAGCCGGAGAGACAGGTAGACAGCCGCATACCTTGCTGCGGGGAAAGCGCCAGGAGAAGAAGACATTCTCAGCGTCTTTGACGGTGCAGTTAATCATCAGAACCTCCCCCCGCTTCAGGACGCTGCTGGACACAGACAAGTCCACCTCCATCACCTGAGGGACTgacaggtggagacagagacaGGCAACAGGTAGCAGAGATGGACAGGTAACAGATAGGTGGAGACAAAGACAGACAACAGGTAACAGAGATGGACAGGTAACAGATGGGTGGAGACAAAGACAGGCAACAGGTAACAGACAGGTGGAGACAAAGACAGACAACAGGTAACAGATAGGTGGAGACAGAGACAGGCAACAGGtaacagagacagacaggtaaCAGACCGGTGCAATCATAAAACTGGACTCACCTTCAATGCTGAAGACATAGTATACCTGGGACTCCGTCTCATTGTCTCCGTTGGATGCCACACACATGTATGACGTGTCATTAAGACGGCCCGTGAAGCCGTGACCTGGTTCATATGTCATTCCACTGACCGACGTCTTTCCAAGACGTTCGATTAGGGACACTTTGAGCCGGGGGTCGGACACTAGACAGGGGACAGTGCCTTCTTCTGTCTCCTTCATCACAATACTTGGACTATTCGGGACAAACCACTCATCAGGACCTAGGGGGTTAAGatgaaataaatacatgcaAGACAGGTGCATCAGAGACGGACAGGTGAAGGTGGACGATTACCTCTTCCGGGTATAAAGATGTCCATGTGTCTtttctgatcagctgatgtCTCCTCACAGGTGTACCGACCAGAGTTCTTCCAGGTGACATGAGAGAGATGCAGGATGCTGCTGGACCCCTGGTCCTCCACTTGGACTCCATCTCCCTGGGAATCCTGAGGGAACCTCCACCTCACCTCACTCCATCCAGAACACGCCTGATGTGAGATAGACAGGTAAAGACAGACAGTTAACACAAAGAGGtaaagaaagacaagaaaaggagacagagaGGTGAAGAAAAACAGGTAGAGACAGATAGGTAGAAACAGACAggaagagacagacatgtaaaGACAGACAGTAAGAGACAGGTAAAGAAGAAAAGGTAAAGAAAGACAGGTAGAGACAGAAAGGTAAAGATAGACAGTAAGCGATAGACAGACAAGTAAAGATAAAAAGATCAagtacagagacagaaagataaTGAGAGACAGTGGCAGAAAGCTAGAGACAGAGAGGTAAAGACAGTAAGAGACAGACAGTTTAAAATGCACAATAAGAGACGGACACGTAGAGACAGACAGGTAAAGACAGACAGTTAGAAACAGACAGGCAGAGACAGACAGGTAAAAATGGTAGAGAAAGACAGGTACAGACAGAAAGGTAAAGAGAGACAGTAAGATACAGACAGGTAAAGACAGAAAGGCTGAGACAGACAGTAAGAGaaagacaggcagacagataGGTAAAGACAGAAATGTAGAGCAGACAGATAGAGACAGACATGTATAAACAGTAAGAAACAGACCAACAAAGAGGTAGATAGAGACAGAAAGGTAAAGAGAGACAGTATGAGACAGTAAGAGAATGCCAGGTAGAGACAGACAGTAAGAGAaatacagacagagacagacaggtaaAGACAGAAATGTAGAGCAGACAGATAGAGACAGACAGGTAGAGACAAGAAGTCAGATAGGTGTACTGACAACAGTAAAGGTGGAATCTGATTGGAGTAGAACTTCTGAGGTTGATGGCAGCAGTTCCAAGGACACGCCCCTTTCTGGATGAACCAGCAACACACCTGCAGAGAGAGCGGTGGACCATCAGACCGATGGACCGTTCTGTCTCATGAGGCTTTAATTCTGTTACTCACCCAACAGGAAGTGCAGCAGGTTGAGacttcctgtctgtcctctgctGGATGCCATCATGACTGACTGGGCCTGGggacaggattaaaaaaagTATGTCAGGTGATGATGATTAAGACTTGGTTTGTGGTATCAATCAGACAGATAGGGGACTCTGCAGGACACTGTTAAATCCTATATGGCTCTTTAGGAACCTGCAGGACCCAGTAACACTCTACAGAACCCTCTAAGACTGTGTACGACCTAgtacagggctactcaattcggtcctacgaggtccacaatccagcaggttttccatgtatccctgcaccaacacacctgagtcaaattaggtggctctaacagccaatcaggttctacacaataactcattaatttgactcaggtgtgttggtacaggaatacatggaaaacctgctggattgcggccctcgtaggactgaattgagtagccctgacctAGTAGGACCCCATAGAATACTTTAGGACTCCCTAGTACCCTGCAGTACCCAGGAGGCTTATGTAAGACCCTCTAGGGCCCAGTAGGACTCTGCAGGATCCTGTAGGATTTTTCTTAATCAGTTCTGTGTTTTCTCCTCCTTCCAGCGGATGTCTGTTAAATCAGtcctgtttttttaatgatgacTCCAACAGATGCCAACACATTCCTCCGTGTGACGGAGGAATGCAGctcaccacagaagaagaaaataaacagaaaggcATTTCCTGTGGGCTGTGGTGAGGAGAGCTGACCACTGTCACTGCTTCGGGCAATCACAGAGCAAACAGAGCGTCATCACagcttccagccaatcacagagcaaACAGAGTGTCATCACagcttccagccaatcacagagcaaACAAAGCATCATCACAGCTTCCAGCCAATCATAGAGCAAACAAAGCATCATCACAGCTTCCAGCCAATCATAGAGCAAACAGAGCGTCATCACagcttccagccaatcacagagcaaACAGAGCGTCATCACAGCTTCCAGCCAATCGCAGAGCAAACAAAGCATCATCACagcttccagccaatcacagagcaaACAGAGCGTCATCACAGCTTCCAGCCAATCGCAGAGCAAACAAAGCATTATCACAGCTTCCAGCCAATCATAGAGCAAACAGAGAGTCATCACagcttccagccaatcacagagcaaACAGAGCATCATCCCAGCTTCCAGCCAATAACAGAGCAAACAAAGCATCATCACAGCTTCCAGCCAATCGCAGAGCAAACAGAGCGTCATCACagcttccagccaatcacagagcaaACAGAGCGTCATCACagcttccagccaatcacagagcaaACAGAGCGTCATCACagcttccagccaatcacagagcaaACAGAGCGTCATCACagcttccagccaatcacagagcaaACAGAGCGTCATCACAGCTTCCAGTCAATCACAGCTGTTAGGAATGGCAGTGATGTCATTGCTTAAATTCAGCTTTGTTTGTATAACACTAATTTACAATGTTGTCATACGgaccagttcagtccagttcagtatATTCAAACAATTCAGGTTCACCTGAAAACCTTCAGGTACTTCCTCAACTCTCTGTTGggacacagctgctgcagatcgCCATGATTACAGGAGTTCACATTTCagaaaacagtagaaaacatCTCACATCATAAAAGTCCTGCAGATACtgttactggctcacctcaatAAGCAAGTCAACACCTTTCAGGACACATTGCAGTTTGCTTATCGTAATGTTTATGGGTTCTTGGGGGATTTATAATTAGCTAACAAacagactgaaaggttgtgtgtctgagatagTGTGGTTCTCCGGCAGCattggagcaccacaagggactgtactctcaccctttctcttcacactgtacacctcagacttccaatacaactctgagtcctgaTTGAGAGCTGGTCCAGTTGGAGCAGAGTTCTGATCCAAAGGACCTGATAGGACCTGCTCTAGAGAACTTTATCATTTCCTAAGCTTCACTCTGAACAGAGTTccttcattaaaatgaagataaaGAACCACCTACAGAATCAACAGAACCAGAAGCAGGTAAGGGTCTTAGACAGATTCATGATTATGCCCCACTGTGAGTCAAACTGAAGACCAGACCAGTTTcttattctaatattttttattggtttttgatGCCATGCACAACACAATCAAAAATGCCACACACAGCGGTCTCTAGATATATATGGGAAATAAAGCAGCAACATAAACATACAtgtataaaacagaaaagtataataatgatgataataataacaacaaaaaccaaaactccAATCAAGAGAACAAACTAACCCATTACAGAGATTGTGAGTCAAACTAAATAGTAATCTCAGTGTCCCTAGCCAGGAATTCCAAATTAAAGTAGTTCAAAAATGGCTGCCAAACATTGTAAAACCTTTGGGTTGATCCCCTGATTGAGCGTTTCATTTTCTCAAGTTTTAAATGCGCCATTACATCCCCAGCCCAGCGCCTGTGTGTGGGAGGCCAGACTGATTTCCAGTAAGGCATCTGGCTAGTAGTGATGAAAAAGCGATGTACCCCAGATACCGCCACCTCAGCAGGGACCACACCAAACATGCGATTTCAGTCTCTTTGCCAAATATATAAGAGCGTGTCAAAAATTGAGGACCAAATCTGTACCAAATTTGGGCATGTCCAAGAGGGTAGCACGTCGGATCCACGCCTGAATATATTCTGTCAAGTCTACGTTTGGACCCATGAAGCCTGTGGAGCACTTAAAACTGGAACAAACCGTGTCTGAAACAGACTGAGCTTGTGTGTACTATAATTTCACATTGCCAGAAGTAATCAGAAATTTCAAAACCAGTTCCTCCGCCCACAGTCCCTTAATTTCATTTAGTGATGGAGACGCGATCACTTGAACACTCATATAATCTGCTCATGCCCCCTCTTTGGTCCGGATCTCCACTCATCTTACTGTGATGGCAGGGgactgatcttttttttttttttaaccctgtcctgtccagcatcctaacatacagaaccaTAGTCTATGTGACATATTTTGCcagatatatttgcaataccaagggagacatgttatataaatggctACCCTTGatgtttgcaatatttttattatttttattaaaatcttattttcatTAGTCTTGATTTTTCTGTGCTGCACCCTGAAGCATCAGGGGGAGACAGGGgagagcccgaggccccaaaggcccagcagatccacagagcacagagcccaggacagccaaagcagagagAACAGTGGCCGCACTCAGctcagagcagaggggcccccaggaACCCGACAGAACCCGACCTCCCCAAGCAAAACTATAATGGGCCCCGGGGACAAGGACACATCCAAAGCTGCATCTGcaggagctggatctctggaggacagCCCGGAAGCCGCAACGGTTAgaactggatctctggaggatgGCCCGAAGGCTGGAATGGCAAGAGTTGGATCTCTGCACGATGGCCTGAAAGCTGCAACGGCAGGAGCTGGATGTTTGGAGGACAGCCCAGAGGCTACAATGGCTGGAAATGGATCTTTGGAGGATGGCCCAGAGGCTGCAATGgctggagctggatctctggaggacggcCTGAAAGCCGCAACAGCAGGAGCTGGATCTATGGAAGACAGCCCAGAAGCTGGCTGATTTCATATAGAAAATCAGTGTCCTGTTGCACCTCTGCCAAAAAGCCAGCTGCACCTGGAAGATTGAGGTGCCAGGGTTTGGTGTTTAACAATTCTATAACCTGTTTGGATGCTGCCAATTGTTTATTGTTAAGGAATTAGGTCCAGCCATGCAGTCATCTTATGCCTTTGTGGCCTGGTGCATCTCCTCAAAGGCCTCCTCATACCTGCAGAGGTCTGCTAGATCCTTGGTTGGGCAGATAATACTGTCACGATggtggagaagaagaggaaccaAAAGCGGACTAAAGAGGCAGGTGAGTACAATAATCCAAGGTTTAATGAAGAGCAGGTAACTGACACAGACAAGAACAGGGGGAAAACAATGATGATGTGGCAACAGAAACCAAGGGGTACAAGGGGTATAATTAACGAGGAACAGGAGAACCGAGGGCTGTGGGTCTACAAAATtagtcaagaaatgaaaaaacagaagacTTAAAGACAACATAAACTAAGGAACAGAAATAACACTAAAGCACAAATCCATAAACTGTGAGAATCCGGAGTGTTACTCTGCGGACTGTCTTAGCTGATGGCATAATAACTTGCTATCTTGTTACCCATGCTTGTAAACTCTTGCCAAGATCTGAAATGAAGCTCTTCAGCTGCTCCATATGAAAGGATATTAAATTCTGTTAAACCGCTTCTTTACCGCCTGAAATCAGCAGACTGGGCCTCCAAATTTCAATAATCAGTATCCTTTATCAAAGGTATGAGCTTGTCAAGGCCTGCTGTCCGCCTGTTCATTTACATTATAAGA
The sequence above is a segment of the Melanotaenia boesemani isolate fMelBoe1 chromosome 15, fMelBoe1.pri, whole genome shotgun sequence genome. Coding sequences within it:
- the LOC121653947 gene encoding platelet-derived growth factor receptor beta-like isoform X3: MMASSRGQTGSLNLLHFLLGVLLVHPERGVSLELLPSTSEVLLQSDSTFTVACSGWSEVRWRFPQDSQGDGVQVEDQGSSSILHLSHVTWKNSGRYTCEETSADQKRHMDIFIPGRGPDEWFVPNSPSIVMKETEEGTVPCLVSDPRLKVSLIERLGKTSVSGMTYEPGHGFTGRLNDTSYMCVASNGDNETESQVYYVFSIEGESSFMIAPVCYLSVSVTCCLSLSPPICYLLSVFVSTCLLPVACLCLHPSVTCPSLLPVVCLCLHLSVTCPSLLPVACLCLHLSVPQVMEVDLSVSSSVLKRGEVLMINCTVKDAENVFFSWRFPRSKEIEPVTDLLSNQIRSFVNITTATVADSGVYVCEVGETKQGRRMEKNITVTVLDRGYVYLWPSGDRNVSSVLHDTAVLTVDIDAHPTPTVLWTRDNQTISMETTTTHLTGSRYMSTLTLRRLQMDQTGSYTATASNEDDSDEVIFYLEVKAPPKIRSLSDVGSNTFVCVGEGAPPPVITWYTCHSSHRCSNLSGSWRSISDASEGVTLQEIITEVTERDVVEVRNVLTLQALSSVSAVRCEARNSAGERSRDLQVLSNSLLSQVAVLAAVVFLVIIAIIFLIILIVLWRKKPHYKGRWKVIESVSSDGQQIVYMDPADLPYSSTWEIPRDHVVLGQVLGSGGFGRVVEATVSCLTGPKSTTKVAVKMVKTRTDAVQSLMSELKVLVHLGPHLNIVNLLGACTRGGPVYLITEFCRHGDLLTYLQKNRHTLLQGYTPTKSDSDGGYMDMNKEESVQYVAMKELSHAAIKPAVYETAHIPADQQEASSLLLNDSPLLTHNDLISFSFQISQAMEFLSFRKCVHRDLAARNVLICDGKLVKVCDFGLARDLLKHQDYIVRGNSFLPLKWMSPESIFQNIYSFQSDVWSFGVLLWEIFSLGGRPYSDFPLTQVFSSALKNGLRLDRPENAPHDMYDLMKQCWKDEPQSRPSFSSLVVAVGNMMSDTYKQHYIQLTENFLEDDSPAVVQSRWSSSRNAEYQTDRRGNPPEEKVNLLEEELVEASHSHNIPAGDISTEGNTGTALDAVSPLSDPPIILQSEEEVAVQEVISSKKTASPPASSCCHVEEESCM
- the LOC121653947 gene encoding platelet-derived growth factor receptor beta-like isoform X4: MGRKRKERKAQSVMMASSRGQTGSLNLLHFLLGVLLVHPERGVSLELLPSTSEVLLQSDSTFTVACSGWSEVRWRFPQDSQGDGVQVEDQGSSSILHLSHVTWKNSGRYTCEETSADQKRHMDIFIPGRGPDEWFVPNSPSIVMKETEEGTVPCLVSDPRLKVSLIERLGKTSVSGMTYEPGHGFTGRLNDTSYMCVASNGDNETESQVYYVFSIEVPQVMEVDLSVSSSVLKRGEVLMINCTVKDAENVFFSWRFPRSKEIEPVTDLLSNQIRSFVNITTATVADSGVYVCEVGETKQGRRMEKNITVTVLDRGYVYLWPSGDRNVSSVLHDTAVLTVDIDAHPTPTVLWTRDNQTISMETTTTHLTGSRYMSTLTLRRLQMDQTGSYTATASNEDDSDEVIFYLEVKAPPKIRSLSDVGSNTFVCVGEGAPPPVITWYTCHSSHRCSNLSGSWRSISDASEGVTLQEIITEVTERDVVEVRNVLTLQALSSVSAVRCEARNSAGERSRDLQVLSNSLLSQVAVLAAVVFLVIIAIIFLIILIVLWRKKPHYKGRWKVIESVSSDGQQIVYMDPADLPYSSTWEIPRDHVVLGQVLGSGGFGRVVEATVSCLTGPKSTTKVAVKMVKTRTDAVQSLMSELKVLVHLGPHLNIVNLLGACTRGGPVYLITEFCRHGDLLTYLQKNRHTLLQGYTPTKSDSDGGYMDMNKEESVQYVAMKELSHAAIKPAVYETAHIPADQQEASSLLLNDSPLLTHNDLISFSFQISQAMEFLSFRKCVHRDLAARNVLICDGKLVKVCDFGLARDLLKHQDYIVRGNSFLPLKWMSPESIFQNIYSFQSDVWSFGVLLWEIFSLGGRPYSDFPLTQVFSSALKNGLRLDRPENAPHDMYDLMKQCWKDEPQSRPSFSSLVVAVGNMMSDTYKQHYIQLTENFLEDDSPAVVQSRWSSSRNAEYQTDRRGNPPEEKVNLLEEELVEASHSHNIPAGDISTEGNTGTALDAVSPLSDPPIILQSEEEVAVQEVISSKKTASPPASSCCHVEEESCM